From the Gadus chalcogrammus isolate NIFS_2021 chromosome 18, NIFS_Gcha_1.0, whole genome shotgun sequence genome, the window AACACAACACTGGGGCCTCAGTGCCAGGGCCCCACAGCCCAGCCTGTGACCAGAGCCGACGACACGACAGCGAAACCGCAGCCCCCGGTAATTACACATCACAGACCCTTCATAGCCAATAGAGCCAAATGGAATATGaacggagagaaggaggggacaCACACCGCAGACTGACAGAAAGACAAGAAGACTGCAGTCAATGAGTAGCCTATTTGTAAATAGCATGTTACCCTCTACTCCTGGGTGGAACGGATACATCAGAATATGCTGCAATTCAATAAGGGACACCAAGCATTCGGGATCTAACGACATTAAAGCATTCCCCGAGCCAACGAAAATAATGCGTAAACAAACACAGTCTGCAGGAGGAATAGCCTTATACATATATACAGCATATCACGTTTACAAGTATCTCCTATAAAAATAACGGCATATATAACTCAATCCCACAAGCTGCCATTTGCTGTCCATTGCCTAACCCTACGAAACAGCTGCCAAAAGAAACTGACAAGTTAGGAGTCCTATTCAGTTTCACGCCACAAGAGCCCTTCGATAGCATAAGCTCTATttgaccatctctctctctctctctctctctctctctctctctctctctctctctctctctctctctctctctctctctctctctctctctctctctctctctctctctctctctctctctctctctctctctctctctctctctctctctctctctctctctctctctctctctctctctccccggtaCATTCACAACCTCACCGTTCAAATGTGGAGCCTACCCCCTTATCCAAGCACCCTTCAGTAAAAAAGCATATTTCAAGTCAATAAGATATCTGTCTTTGgcacaaatacaaaacaaagtGCAATGTACGATGCCAATAATTATTATGTGATTCTGTCTGTGTTTTGATTTGCAATTCATATCTGACACACAACCCTCTTGCTCTTCCTCGCATTGCGAAGTTGGTGGACTTCCAGGTTCTTAACGTGAGCACCCTTGGCTCCAAGGAGGAGAATGTGGTACGAGCTCACTAGAGGTGTGGAAAGCGGAAAAGATTGTGCAAATATGCAAGCAAGCAGTAGCAGCATTTCTGTCTCGCACGCACAAATCACCCCGAATAATGCCTCACCCTGGCGGAGTCTTACCCCCATGGACTGTATTTCAaggtttaaaatgtacatttttTAGGATTCCTGTGTAATGGAGTCTCTTGGTGGGACGAAAGCGGTGCATTCCAGTAGTCTCCCCAAGCCCTCTCCAGTGTCCAGGGCTCATGATGAGTTTGTTAGGGGGGTCAGCAATTTATGATTACACTAGGCTTTCCTATCTCAGTGGATGGTCGCTCAAGATAAATAATTGCCCTAAAACAACTTTCTTGGGGGTACTCTTCTTACTGACTATGTGTAGTAGTGAGCACCAGCTGTTAGGGTGGAATATGCAGCACTTTCAGCAAATCTTAAAGATCATCCAGACCATTTGGTGGGGAGCAAAATTATCATATAAGCACATTTTATTCTGTGATAAATAAAGACTAAATAAAGTATTTTCTGCATAAGAAGAAGATATTAGTTTCGTTTGCATATGAAGAAGATATTTATACTTGGCGTCTCAAAAAAAGGACGTAAGTATATGTGATAATATAGGCCTGTATGTCATCAGACATTTAATTAGTAACTAAAACAATTCAAACTTACTCAAAATAAAGTTTTTGCTTGAACAAAACTTTTAAAAGCTTTTCAGGCTGCTGAAAAAGAAGCGTGAAAAAACGACAAAGCActttgtggagtgtgtgtgtatgtgaatgtgatATTCTAAGGTCTGCCTGCAGGTACTGAGGCTGTCATGCTTGGGGATTATTAAAGACAGACCTCAAGTCGGATATTACGCTAGATAGGAACTTGTTTCGTATCTTCCAGGATAAATTATTACCCGCATTGCTCACCATGGATTTAACGTCTTTATTCTCAACATGGGTTTAAATTAGTTTTAAACGATACAAGTTGAGTTGCGGTGCTTTGTTTCtaaaaacacatacattaaTAATTGCTGGCATTAGATGACAAGTCGTGTTCCAACCATTTGCATGTGAGAGAATAGTGAACTGAAAGCAAATTTGTAGTAGACAATATCAAAGTAACCCCGCGGTCTCTTCTTAAACTCGGAATGAATCGAGAAGCATGTCTTTATTTCCAGCGCTGCCAACACCCGGGCTTACCATTCATCTTTTCTCTCGTTTTGCTCTACTTTTTGGGGCCCCCTTTAAGGCCTTGCATATTTAACGGGGATCTCCTAAGGCAGTATACCAAATCCGTTTATTCAAACGGCCAGGCAATGAAAAGTGGCATTTAGATGGGCTTTTAGTTCAGCCCCTTCCCCATCGGGAAGAAAAGTAAAGATTAAAGCAGAGGGGGAAAAAGGTTTCCATGttataaagcaaacataaactaAGTTTAGAGTTGATTGAAATAATGTGTAGGAAACGCGatgatgagtaggcctacaataaGTATTTAACATAATGTCTAAATTACAAATAAAGTAGGCTGTAGCCCTATATTATTCCAAACAGGACGGAACTAGTATTATAACTATTAAGAAAATATAGGCTATTGGGCCTGTTGAATTGCTTCTGGTTCTGTACAGACCAGTGCAGTCATTCAGGATCAATAAGGCCCTGAGGAAGCCTACCACAACTGAATCACGATCACACGCGATTCCTCGTTTGAGCACAGGGCTGGATCAAATGATCATCAAAAGGTTTGTTGAAAGCCGAGAGGATCTAGCCTGTCTTACAGGTCCTTGCTTTTGAGAATGTTCTCTACACCCAGGGAGCcaccaaaaataaatatctaAATGTAATCTTCCCACTTATATTTCAGAAAAGGGGACGTTGAATTCAGAACATTTCAGGTGGTCAATGGCTTCCAATCGGGTTTATTGAACTAAAAACACGAGGCCGACATAAACGCCGACCCGAAAGGCGGATTAAAAATGTGCTTCTGAACTTTCACAGTTGAATCAGATCTAAACAGGCCTACGTCATTTAAACGAGCATTTGCGCGTAACGACGTGATGATAAaagtaatcaaatcaaatgttatCCATACAACTaaattgtaggcctatatggGTCAATAGGCTGCTATTTCAAATGTTTAGGCGTATAGCCTAGGCAGACGACGGTGAAAGCAGACCGTGTGTAATGTTGCGCTGCGCCCAATAGAGATCACTGCGCATCGCTGGATCGGGACGGACGGGGGAGCGGAGAGACACGTCGGCCTGCCCCGACGCGTAAAGCTCGACTAAACAGTCGCTTCTTCTTGTAAATGAACCCCATTTATGATTGGAAGCAATTCGATGAAAATAGAAGCTCTAAAACGTGATAACCCATCTACATAATtctttaattattattgttcGGCGAATGATTGTACTTTCCAGGTAATGTTTTGGAATTAACCTAATAgatgaaattgtgtgtgtgtgtgtgtgtgtgtgtgtgtgtgtgtgtgtgtgtgtgtgtgtgtgtgtgtgtgtgtgtgtgtgtgtgtgtgtgtgtgtgtgtgtgtgtgtgtgtgtgtgtgtgtgtgtgctcatcgagttaaaataaaataacaggaAAAATAACGGAACCACACTTCAATTCTAACAAAAGTCGGTAATTAACCACGGGGACGCGCGATCCACCCAGAAGTCTAGCCAATACGCTTTGGAATGCGCCCCAtcttacaaccccccccccccaaaaaaagtaaCCCAGTAAAGACTTGTTTTTACCTGTACCACTCCAGCCCGTTGTTATAATTGCGATCGAAGAAGTGCGGCTCCGCGCCCACGGCCCTGATGTCGGGGTGCACCCGCAGGAACTCCAGCAGCGCCCGCGTGCCCCCCTTCTTCACCCCGATGATGATCGCCTGTGGCAGCTTCTTGCTGCCTGAGCCGTTGGAGAAGCTCGACATGGCGCTGGGCTCGGCGGCGGACCTCTGCTGATgctcccctctcatctctccgtCCCAGTCGTCGCTCGTCCTCTCGTCCGTCTCGATCTCGTTATGGAGCAAGTCTCTGGACACGGCTGTCCTGACGGACGGCTCGTCGTAGTCTGCCTCCACGTCGTCTACCCacgcctgctgctgcggcttcaCGGGCATGAGTCGGGACATCAGGTCCACTCGGCTGTTCTCGGTCCGCTTGCCCACCGACGACTCGGTGTCCTTGCTCCGGTAACTATCCACCACTAGGCTAGGCATGCCGGAGCAGTAGCCCACGCAGGAGTAGAGCATGTACACCCACAGTAAGAACATGATGCCAAGTAGGAAGAGTTTCTTCTTTACTGGGCTGGACGAGCAAGCATACAGACTTTGGCAAAACAGGCTATATTCCATAAGCCTTTCGAGTGCATACCATATTCCAGCGACGCATATTTGCCCCAAGAAAACGAATACTCGTTTGGTTTCTACAATCCTTGCAAGATTGCGCACATGCCCGATTGGtgtaaaatgttaaaataataaataagtccAAAAAGAATGCTATTCACAGCTCTCAGTTTTTGCTATAAATCCATGAATGAAAAGTCACTGAGCAAAGTTTCACCATAATTAGGGTGTAAACATGGAAGACGGAGAGAGGCTGACACAGAGACGCACAACAGTGGCTTGCCAGAGCCTTCAACCTCCGCGCGCTCCTCCGGCTTGTTTAAGCTCCCCGATGAGAACTAGACCTTATAGAGCGCGAAGGGCGTGAACGTTTGAATGATAGACGCGCGTTCCAGCCAATGGGCTTCGGGGAAGATAATTCGTAGCCGCGTCATTGCAGGACCCGTCGAATAGGGAGAATAGGGGGATGTCTCGACCCGTGGGATTCTCGGACCTGATGTTGCCCACACGGCTCGGGATGTGAATCTTAAGGGTTTTACTTTGTTTTCTAAGAAACAGCGGTTTAGTTGATAGAgttgtatacaattatatatatatatatggcaatTGTGTTAGACGTTTACAATTGAAGACGTAGGCCTAGTTTATTCTAAATGAAAATGTTGCTGATGTTATATCTTACATTGCAGTTGGAGACATCTGATTGAAAACGTATGAAGTGCACTTTGGGAGTCAGAATGTAACTATAGTTTAGGAGCTACTTTGTTCTTACTTCGTTCTCCCAGTCAGACATGTTCTTGAACTTGGTTCCTGGAGCGCGATTCCAGGAGCGTGCATGCGCCGCGCGCATGGCCGTGTGCAGGcctgtctgtgagtgtgagtatgtgttcATCAACACACTCGTTATAATGTACATTTAATTAACCAACTCTTCATGAACTATAGAGTCAGACTCTTGTTTTGCATAAATGTCTTAAGATAATATAAACGCAAACAGTAGGTATATATAACTAATTAAAACGGACGGCCACTCAAATAATGGCCGCGTTATGGTGAGTTAGGCATTAAACCGTTATATTATTGCTGAtaaattaaggagcaggcaaaaccataggacacaacacacaaaacagcaatagttataattattttaaaacgacataaaaaaataattatagattttatgtagcctaaataaatgtataggcctacatgatttatattataaacaatgaccattcaaataataataacctaATAGTAGCCTACGCATAATAACAGCAGGCTTAACAGCCTTttcatattattaataataataaatattagtATTCgttaattatattaattactACAAAACAGTTATTATCTTGTAGGCCTATAACTTATATTTTGATCACGTTTTAAGCTAAAATAATCAGTTCATACGTCTAAAATATTCGACcaccaaaacaaaacataagcagCAAAAACAAACgcaacagcaacacaacacaactgcGATTCCACTTGGTTTCGGGCAAGCGGCCGTCGGAGTCCACGACATTAAACTAATGACATGAATGCGCttgctaaataaaaaatataaactcctttataaataaataaattaatatacaAAAATAGGCCTAATTGTATTTCAGACACCCGAGTCAATGTTTGTGACTTGACCCAGGACCGTGTCAATCCCCATTATCCTAAATAATCCAACATACCTTTAATTAATTTATATGTATATCGTAGTTGTGCATGTGGTAGATGTTTCGTACGATGTCACCCTCCGGGGTGGAGATAAATAAGGGTCAAGCAACTAAAACCTTTGGGCTCACAATTCCAGGCCCTGATCTATTTCTGCAATGAGGCACACGGGGCCTGATCCGTATTCTTGAGAATAATGACACCAGAGCCCCAAAGGAAAGTTTAAAATCATTGTTATGTACTTCTTTACAGAGAAGCAAGGTGTGGGAGGATAAAACAACCCATCCGTCCACTATAACATAATTAGCCCATGTTGGCCCAAAGTGTTAATTTCTGGGCAGTGCTGCGAAAAGTGTGTTGTGTGCAGACCTAGTGAATATTTAGAaaacaggttaaaaataagtCTAAAAGTAGGCTTCGTTGATTTCCTGTCTGATAACCCTGTCTTTTTATTTAAAGTGGGTATACGAATTGCTATGTCAGATGATGACGGTCTCTGGCTTATTTTAAAGAGATTAATTGAGGAGGGCGTATGGATAGGCCTACTAAGGCCTACAAACGACATGGCTGTGATGGAATCGGAGCTTTCCGCCGTTTTCAAGCAGGCTTATGTGGGACCACTTAAGTGTATAGTCATAATGAACTGCACGGCGGCGGGCGTGGGGCAGAGAGCCGCTCTCTGCTGTCAGACTTCTTGCTGGAGAGCCGCTCTCTGCCTGGAGACCCTCTCTCTGCTGGGAGACCCTCTTGCTGGAGAACGCTCCCCTTCACATTCAAAGAGAAAATTAAATGAATAATTGATACAGCCACTGATCTCGTTGCGTAAAATGGAGAAGGCAGATCTGAAATACAGGGAAGGCAACTTGTGCGTAGCTTTGAACATAAGTTCATGAAGTTTTCTTCCGCGGTTATTTGAGTAGCCTATGGAGTCGTTTCTATTGAGGGTCCTCTTTTCTAAATAAAAAGCACATAAACTTTTAGAACTTCAAACTGTTTTTCAAACCATTTTGCTTAGTgaaaaaaagttgttcaaaTAACAATTAGTAAGTATTCAATTTTTTATAAATTCACTTTAAACCAGTTGGCCTGTGCTGTATATAAATGAGCGATTCAAGTTCATATCTATTTTGTGGACGAGTAGGCTGAAACAGGaaattattcaatttttttgtaAGAAAAATATTACCCTGTCAAAACTGTAGCCTATAGGGCAACAGGTGAACAGGAAAGCTGAATGTACAAttgatacatatatacatatatacatatatatatacatacatatatatatatatatatatatatgagccATATCCCACGTAGTCTCTGAACTCGACAACCATCTACATTACCAACAGGAGACTTCAGTGAGGTAAGGACAATGGTATTCCAGACCCAGAGCTAACGCCACCACGATGGCAACGCCCTCGAGATtactacccctactggcgtggAGGTCCCCAAACATGACATCACACCAGACTACAGGGAGGTTTGGCCTCGACATTCAATCCTTCTACCACCCCCCTACAGGTCGGGTGAGTTTTTCCTCCCACTTCCTCTCCCAAACTGTAACAGCtggtcctccacccccaccccacccccaccatcaccacccttTGGCCTTCTCTGATATGAAATGCCGTATCCGGTCCGGTCAGACAGTTTACGAGGGCATTAAGAGCTGCAGGTCTCCATGCTTTCACTTGGCCTTGGCTGAATAATCCCTCCCCCCCATAGTAGTCCCCTTTTATGGGCCAAGGATGAGgccagggcacacacacacagcgctccgTTTGGATGGGCTTTGGTGATGGAAACGTAACCAAATACCAAAACTAAGGTTAAAgagcggaggggaggggtgagagcCTGGGTAGAGTGACAGGTGCAGAGGTGGGTTGCTAAATAGGGCCAAACGTCACCAATCTCACCCCGTACATGTATACTCAAAATCGATACAATTACATTTAGTCTTTGGACTCGGTTGAACTATGGAAAAGGAAATATCTGAAATGATCCTTTGAGTCGTGGGTCCAAACTTGCGCTTGCTTTTTCAGACAAGCAACTAAGAGAAACCACCTAAATGGAAGATAAGCTATCAAATAGAATAATTTCTGATGCTGCAAATTAGCATTAAAAAATGTGTCGCTTTACTTTATGTACGACCATTTAGTCAGAGCAAAAGCTTTCATCCAAGGAGACTAAATGCATTTTAGATTTGCCAAGCAGGTAGGGTTAAGCATGGCACTTCAGATTCCTACAGgtagacaggagacaggagacattAAGGGTTGAAACTCAGGGCAAAGCCCTAATCACAATTCTTTCACTTGATAACTGGCTTGAatgataaatcaataaaaaggtATCAATCGATCAACCCAT encodes:
- the hs3st3b1b gene encoding heparan sulfate glucosamine 3-O-sulfotransferase 3B1b, which translates into the protein MEYSLFCQSLYACSSSPVKKKLFLLGIMFLLWVYMLYSCVGYCSGMPSLVVDSYRSKDTESSVGKRTENSRVDLMSRLMPVKPQQQAWVDDVEADYDEPSVRTAVSRDLLHNEIETDERTSDDWDGEMRGEHQQRSAAEPSAMSSFSNGSGSKKLPQAIIIGVKKGGTRALLEFLRVHPDIRAVGAEPHFFDRNYNNGLEWYR